The Bacteroidota bacterium DNA segment GACCTGCTCGGCGACAGCGTCGGGTAGGTCGGCGAGGACGTCGGCGGCGTCGTCCGTGTCGATCTCGTCGAGGAGCGAGACGATCTCGCTCGCCGGCATCTCGTCGAGGAGGTCGGAGCGCCGGGCGGTCTCCAGTTCCGGGAGCACGGCCCCGGCCTTGTCCTCGGGGAGCCAGCCGAAGAGCGCGTCGGCGTCGTCCGGCGCGAGGTGCAGGATGAGGTCCGCGAGGTCCGCCGGGTGGAGGTCCGCGACGAGGTTAAGCACCATCCCGCGCTGCTCGTCCCGGAGGAGCGTACCGATGTCGTCGACGAGCGTTTCGTCGACTTCGATGCGCGGAGGGCGCTCTAGGTCGGGAGCGAGATCAGCCACAGAAAACCAGGTCGGGGCGCGGCACCACTGCCGCGGAGAACACGGGGCCGGAAGATAGACTGCTGGCGGCCGTGCTACGCGCCCGCCTCGCCGAAAAGTGCGCGCGCGAGCCCGACGAACTCAGCGGGCGCCAGGGCTTCGGGGCGGCGCCCGGCCAGGTCGTCGGGCACGGCATAGCCCGTTTCCGAGGTGATCGGCTTGAGGCTGTTGCGGAGCGTCTTGCGGCGCTGGTTGAACGCCGTCCGCACTGTCCGCCGCAGCCGCTCGACGTCCACGCCGAGGTCGGGGGCGTCGAAGCCAAGCGCGACGACGGCGCTTGTCACGTCGGGCTTCGGGTGGAAGACGTGGCGGCTCACCTCGAAGAGCAGCGCCGGGCGCGCGAGCAACTGGGTCTGCACGCTGAGGATGCCGTACGCCTTCGTGCGCGGCACGGCCACGAGCCGCTCGGCGACCTCCTTCTGCATCATCACGACGGCCCGCTGGAGGTGCTGCCGCGCGTCGAG contains these protein-coding regions:
- the rsmA gene encoding 16S rRNA (adenine(1518)-N(6)/adenine(1519)-N(6))-dimethyltransferase RsmA; protein product: MSVRPKKSLGQNFLRDPNTVRKIVAAVEGPVGAAVVEIGPGTGALTGDLLQRYPDLTAIEVDERAVVHLRETLPGLDVRHGDVLETDWAALAAEKGERLWVVGNLPYYITSPILFSLLDARQHLQRAVVMMQKEVAERLVAVPRTKAYGILSVQTQLLARPALLFEVSRHVFHPKPDVTSAVVALGFDAPDLGVDVERLRRTVRTAFNQRRKTLRNSLKPITSETGYAVPDDLAGRRPEALAPAEFVGLARALFGEAGA